From Phycisphaeraceae bacterium, the proteins below share one genomic window:
- a CDS encoding FkbM family methyltransferase, translating to MALSPVHTGLKRRCRNLRWSIWQRIRPLRPMVLPFDGNLKLVARPIDRLGRSVYLNGYSDREHATLLNHFLKPGMTYVDVGAHLGQFTLMAAQRVGPSGHVHAFEATSDTYDLLAQSIALNGFTWVKANHTALFDHPCVVRLNVCIRGKGEFNSVSKPLRPEDQVVGTEEVQAITLDDYCRQNQVEHVDLVKIDVNGPEREVIRGGREILGKPGKRMMVIEFLDLDPTPGHITTAGLRQEIESLGYQLFNFDPETIKLTPAPMKDDYRITENLVAIKER from the coding sequence ATGGCACTGAGTCCCGTACACACCGGCTTGAAGCGGCGGTGTCGCAACCTTCGGTGGTCGATCTGGCAACGCATCCGCCCGCTGCGGCCGATGGTTTTGCCGTTTGATGGAAATCTGAAGCTGGTAGCGCGGCCGATCGACCGGCTGGGGCGCTCGGTCTATCTCAATGGTTACAGCGACCGCGAACATGCGACCCTGCTCAACCATTTCCTCAAGCCCGGCATGACCTACGTGGACGTGGGGGCGCACCTGGGGCAGTTCACGTTGATGGCTGCGCAACGTGTCGGCCCCAGTGGTCACGTCCACGCCTTCGAAGCCACCTCAGACACTTACGATCTGCTGGCGCAAAGCATCGCGCTTAACGGGTTCACCTGGGTCAAAGCCAATCACACCGCGCTGTTCGACCATCCCTGCGTGGTCAGGCTTAACGTGTGTATCCGCGGCAAGGGTGAGTTCAACTCGGTAAGCAAACCTCTGCGACCGGAGGATCAAGTCGTCGGAACTGAAGAAGTGCAGGCGATCACCCTCGACGATTACTGCCGACAAAATCAGGTGGAACACGTGGACCTGGTCAAAATCGATGTCAACGGTCCCGAGCGCGAAGTGATCCGTGGCGGGCGGGAAATACTCGGCAAGCCCGGTAAGCGAATGATGGTGATTGAGTTCCTTGATCTCGATCCGACGCCCGGTCACATCACGACTGCCGGGTTGCGCCAGGAAATCGAATCGCTGGGTTATCAGCTCTTTAACTTCGATCCGGAAACGATCAAACTCACGCCCGCGCCGATGAAAGACGACTATCGCATCACGGAAAATCTTGTCGCCATCAAAGAACGATGA
- a CDS encoding phosphoglycerate dehydrogenase produces MPDKFKILAADKLADEGLDYLRSQPDVELVNKPGLKEPELAAIAGEHDAMIVRSGVTVTAKVLENPGRLRIIARAGVGVDNIDLEAATSRGILVVNSAEASTITTAEHAFALLMALARNIGPAYKTMAEGGWDRNRFNGRQLSGKVLGVVGFGRIGRTVAERALAFGMQVVAYDPFYAQPTAMDGKVKMFPSFIDLAPHADILTFHVPLTDQTRGLLNRESFCKCRKGVLVVNASRGGVVDESSLIPAIEAGQCGGAALDVFESEPPTADNPLRKHAKILLTPHLGASTVEAQQAVSVDAAASCLSFLRGESIHGAVNAGGLRLDLDPLQMRFVDLAQRMAKLISPMITRGIASVTFELAGAELSPAAGTIERMSLVGLLQGHLDVPLNIVNVKHVAEQRGIKLATVKVEDPSGASKAGPHLAIIIKGPAGAVDATTPHGDQTRRIVGRVYQDMRPRVVEINGYFMDIVPAGSMVLIQNQDVPGQIGMVGTEFGKAGVNIADMAISRRGDTALMVLKVDGDPPTNLIDGLKAKHGILKVAVVKLAGE; encoded by the coding sequence ACAAGTTCAAAATTCTCGCCGCCGATAAACTCGCCGATGAAGGCCTCGATTACCTGCGTTCCCAGCCTGATGTGGAGCTGGTGAATAAGCCGGGATTGAAAGAGCCTGAGCTGGCCGCGATAGCCGGTGAGCACGACGCGATGATCGTGCGCAGCGGCGTGACGGTGACGGCGAAGGTGCTGGAAAATCCCGGCCGCCTGCGGATCATCGCGCGGGCAGGAGTGGGTGTGGACAATATCGACCTGGAAGCGGCCACCTCACGCGGTATTCTCGTCGTCAACTCCGCCGAGGCCAGCACCATCACGACAGCCGAACATGCGTTTGCCCTGCTGATGGCCTTAGCACGGAACATCGGCCCGGCTTACAAGACGATGGCTGAGGGCGGTTGGGACCGAAACAGGTTTAACGGCAGGCAGCTTTCGGGCAAGGTGCTGGGCGTCGTCGGTTTCGGACGCATCGGTCGAACCGTCGCCGAGAGGGCGCTGGCGTTCGGCATGCAGGTCGTCGCTTACGATCCTTTTTACGCTCAGCCGACCGCGATGGACGGCAAAGTGAAGATGTTTCCATCCTTCATCGACTTGGCGCCTCATGCGGACATATTGACGTTTCACGTGCCACTGACGGATCAGACGCGTGGGCTGCTCAACCGGGAAAGTTTCTGCAAGTGCCGCAAAGGCGTGCTGGTGGTCAACGCATCGCGAGGCGGTGTGGTGGATGAGTCATCGCTGATCCCGGCCATTGAAGCTGGCCAGTGCGGTGGGGCGGCTTTGGATGTGTTTGAATCCGAGCCGCCGACTGCTGACAACCCGTTGCGTAAACACGCGAAAATACTGCTCACGCCGCACCTGGGTGCCAGCACCGTTGAGGCACAGCAGGCGGTGAGTGTGGACGCAGCGGCGTCGTGCTTGTCATTTCTGCGCGGCGAGAGTATTCACGGTGCGGTGAACGCGGGAGGTCTGCGGCTCGATCTCGATCCGTTACAGATGCGCTTTGTCGATCTGGCACAGCGCATGGCCAAGCTCATCAGTCCGATGATTACACGCGGCATCGCAAGCGTGACATTCGAGCTGGCCGGCGCGGAGCTGTCACCCGCGGCTGGCACAATCGAGCGGATGAGTCTCGTGGGCTTGCTTCAGGGTCACCTGGATGTGCCGCTGAACATCGTCAACGTCAAGCATGTGGCTGAGCAGCGCGGCATCAAGCTGGCGACGGTGAAGGTGGAAGACCCCAGCGGCGCGTCAAAAGCCGGCCCGCATCTGGCGATCATCATCAAGGGGCCAGCCGGCGCGGTGGACGCGACCACACCGCACGGCGATCAGACGCGGCGCATCGTCGGCCGTGTGTATCAGGACATGCGGCCGCGTGTCGTCGAGATCAACGGCTACTTCATGGATATCGTCCCCGCCGGCTCGATGGTGTTGATCCAGAATCAGGACGTACCCGGCCAGATCGGCATGGTGGGCACGGAGTTCGGCAAGGCAGGCGTGAATATCGCGGACATGGCGATCAGTCGTCGGGGTGACACAGCCCTGATGGTGCTGAAGGTTGACGGCGACCCGCCGACGAACCTGATCGACGGCCTGAAGGCGAAGCATGGAATTCTGAAGGTCGCGGTGGTGAAGCTGGCAGGAGAGTGA
- a CDS encoding RidA family protein, whose product MPPQIIQPRSVHSTAGVGYSHVARTGNTLYIAGQVALDKNGVLVGKGDIEAQARQVYTNLLAILEEFGGGLQNIAKLTTYLTDRAHLAGFRIVRNQTLKDPFPPNTLVFISGLAQPDYLIEIEAVAVLDG is encoded by the coding sequence ATGCCTCCACAGATCATCCAACCCCGCAGCGTTCACAGCACCGCCGGCGTCGGCTACTCTCACGTAGCACGAACAGGCAACACCCTCTATATCGCAGGCCAAGTCGCGCTGGATAAAAACGGTGTGCTCGTCGGCAAAGGTGATATCGAAGCTCAGGCCCGCCAAGTTTATACCAACCTCCTCGCGATCCTCGAAGAGTTCGGCGGCGGGTTGCAGAACATCGCCAAGCTCACCACCTACCTGACCGACCGTGCCCATCTCGCGGGCTTTCGCATCGTGCGAAATCAGACTTTGAAAGACCCTTTTCCACCAAACACACTGGTGTTTATCAGTGGTCTGGCGCAGCCGGATTATCTGATCGAAATCGAAGCCGTCGCTGTGCTGGACGGGTAA
- the fusA gene encoding elongation factor G, producing MAVLEKTRNFGICAHIDAGKTTVSERILYYTGKTYKLGEVHEGTATMDFLQDEQERGITIQSAATTCMWPRNGVDYTLNLIDTPGHVDFTIEVERSLRVLDGAVAVFDGKEGVEAQSETVWRQADRYNVPRLCFINKMDKLGGDFFFSFNSIHERLGANAVAVQLPIGSGNTFEGVIDLLTLKAYYFVAENLGKKVEEREIPAELLDQAKEWRHKLAEKAAECDDKLADKYLAEEEITADEIRAALRKGTIAQTIFPVFCGAALQNIGVQKLLDGVIDYLPNPAEVAEVQGTEMKDRNQKIVRPHDAKAPFSGLVFKVVSDQHGDLTYTRVYSGTLKKGMRVLNSNKNRREIVSRIFEMHANNRIPREECYAGDIVALVGLKESITGDTLCDPDNPIVLERMTFPEPVISMSIEPSTSEDKEKLGNALTTIRREDPSFRSHFDEETGQTIIEGMGELHLDIIRTKLTRDMKVGVNVGKPRVAYKEAIAGKAEARGLHKKQTGGRGQFGDCIITVEPFTKEEAEAAELDFSDQLAFENKIIGGAIPKEYIPSVEAGCRDTAKAGVLAGFPILGVKVTLIDGSYHDVDSSQIAFELAGRLAFQEATRKAGLQLLEPIMKVSVTTPDEFLGPVTGDLNRRRGIIMDTVQRANTRIVTAEVPLSEMFGYVTSLRGMSQGRASSVMEPLAYRPVPPNIAKIVLEGAGKDAGSKKK from the coding sequence ATGGCCGTTCTGGAAAAAACACGTAACTTCGGCATCTGTGCCCACATCGACGCCGGTAAAACCACCGTCTCCGAACGCATCCTGTATTACACCGGCAAAACCTACAAGCTCGGTGAGGTACACGAAGGCACCGCGACCATGGACTTCCTCCAGGATGAACAGGAACGCGGGATCACCATCCAGTCGGCGGCGACGACCTGCATGTGGCCCCGCAACGGCGTTGACTACACGCTCAACCTCATCGACACACCCGGTCACGTGGACTTTACCATCGAGGTCGAACGCTCACTGCGCGTCCTCGACGGCGCGGTAGCAGTCTTCGACGGCAAGGAAGGCGTCGAAGCCCAGAGCGAAACCGTCTGGCGCCAGGCTGACCGTTACAACGTCCCGCGACTCTGCTTCATCAACAAGATGGACAAGCTCGGCGGAGACTTCTTCTTCTCCTTCAACTCCATTCACGAACGGCTTGGTGCCAACGCCGTCGCAGTGCAGCTACCTATCGGCAGCGGTAACACGTTCGAGGGCGTCATCGATCTGCTGACACTCAAAGCCTACTACTTCGTTGCCGAAAACCTGGGCAAAAAGGTCGAGGAGCGAGAAATCCCCGCGGAGCTGCTCGATCAGGCGAAAGAGTGGCGGCACAAGCTGGCGGAAAAAGCAGCCGAGTGCGATGACAAACTGGCGGACAAATATCTGGCAGAGGAGGAGATCACCGCGGACGAGATTCGTGCTGCTCTGCGCAAGGGCACGATCGCCCAGACGATTTTCCCCGTGTTCTGCGGAGCTGCGCTCCAGAACATCGGCGTGCAAAAGCTGCTCGACGGCGTAATCGACTACCTGCCCAATCCCGCTGAAGTCGCGGAGGTACAGGGTACGGAGATGAAGGACCGGAACCAGAAGATCGTCCGGCCGCACGACGCCAAGGCTCCGTTCTCCGGGCTGGTGTTCAAAGTCGTCTCCGATCAGCACGGCGACCTCACCTACACCCGTGTGTATTCCGGCACGCTCAAGAAAGGCATGCGCGTCCTCAACTCCAACAAGAACCGACGCGAAATCGTCAGCCGCATCTTTGAAATGCACGCCAACAACCGCATCCCTCGCGAGGAATGCTATGCCGGCGATATCGTCGCGCTGGTCGGCCTCAAAGAGAGCATCACAGGCGACACGCTCTGCGATCCTGACAATCCGATCGTGCTCGAACGCATGACCTTCCCCGAACCGGTTATCTCCATGTCCATCGAGCCGTCAACATCGGAGGACAAGGAAAAGCTCGGCAACGCGCTGACCACAATCCGCCGCGAAGACCCCAGCTTCCGCAGCCACTTCGATGAGGAAACCGGCCAGACCATCATCGAAGGTATGGGTGAGCTGCATCTGGACATCATCCGCACCAAGCTCACTCGCGACATGAAGGTCGGCGTGAACGTCGGCAAGCCGCGCGTGGCGTACAAAGAGGCAATCGCTGGTAAAGCCGAGGCACGCGGCCTGCACAAAAAGCAGACTGGCGGACGTGGACAATTCGGCGACTGCATCATCACCGTCGAGCCGTTCACCAAAGAGGAAGCCGAAGCTGCGGAACTCGATTTCTCCGATCAGTTGGCCTTTGAGAACAAAATCATCGGCGGCGCGATCCCGAAGGAATACATCCCCAGCGTCGAGGCCGGCTGCCGCGATACCGCCAAGGCAGGCGTGCTCGCGGGCTTCCCGATTCTCGGCGTAAAGGTCACGCTCATCGACGGCTCGTATCACGACGTGGACTCATCGCAGATCGCCTTCGAGCTGGCGGGCCGACTGGCATTCCAGGAAGCCACCCGAAAAGCGGGGCTGCAACTCCTCGAACCGATCATGAAAGTTTCGGTGACCACCCCTGACGAATTCCTCGGTCCGGTCACGGGTGACCTGAACCGCCGCCGCGGAATCATCATGGACACCGTGCAACGCGCCAACACGCGCATTGTGACGGCGGAAGTTCCGCTGTCGGAAATGTTCGGCTACGTAACCTCCCTGCGAGGCATGAGCCAGGGTCGCGCCAGCTCGGTCATGGAGCCGCTGGCGTACCGCCCGGTCCCGCCGAACATCGCCAAGATCGTGCTCGAAGGCGCAGGCAAAGACGCGGGGTCGAAGAAGAAGTAA
- a CDS encoding isoprenyl transferase, whose protein sequence is MPSAHTQTPPTRPLTRAEQTAASYARLGLPREALPRHIAIIMDGNGRWAQSRGKPRMLGHQEGAKTVRGIVTECARLELDVLTLYSFSMENWKRPADEVNFLMDLYVEYLIAERAELMENNVKFAQIGRRDGLPSRVLDELDRTLEETGRNTGMTLVLAINYGSRAEITDAVRDIATQVKSGELSPEAITEETISRHLYTSPWPDPDLLVRTAGEMRISNYLLWQISYAELYVADVCWPDFNVGELHKALRSYAARKRKFGAVL, encoded by the coding sequence ATGCCTTCCGCGCACACGCAAACTCCGCCCACCCGCCCGTTGACACGCGCCGAGCAGACAGCCGCATCTTATGCGCGGCTCGGGTTGCCTCGTGAAGCGTTACCCCGACATATCGCCATCATCATGGACGGTAACGGCCGGTGGGCGCAGAGCCGGGGTAAACCTCGGATGCTCGGCCACCAGGAAGGCGCGAAGACCGTCCGCGGCATCGTGACCGAATGTGCCCGTCTCGAACTCGACGTGCTCACGCTTTATTCGTTCTCCATGGAAAACTGGAAGCGACCTGCTGATGAGGTCAATTTTCTGATGGACCTCTACGTCGAGTATCTCATCGCCGAGCGGGCGGAGTTGATGGAGAACAACGTCAAGTTCGCCCAGATCGGTCGCAGGGATGGGCTTCCATCGCGGGTGCTCGACGAACTCGACCGCACGCTGGAGGAGACCGGCCGCAACACCGGCATGACGCTGGTGCTGGCAATCAACTACGGCTCGCGTGCGGAGATCACCGACGCGGTGCGCGACATCGCCACCCAGGTGAAAAGCGGCGAACTTTCACCCGAAGCGATCACCGAGGAGACGATTTCCCGCCACCTCTACACATCACCCTGGCCTGATCCCGACCTATTGGTGCGCACCGCGGGCGAAATGCGCATCAGCAATTATCTGCTCTGGCAGATCAGCTATGCGGAACTTTACGTCGCTGATGTGTGCTGGCCGGATTTCAACGTCGGAGAGTTGCACAAGGCCTTGCGAAGCTACGCGGCACGAAAGCGCAAGTTCGGCGCGGTTCTTTAA
- a CDS encoding adenylosuccinate synthase: MTKRSDASSAVATPTPPRERGNPTPAGDNGLQIDGHSAVVGCQFGDEGKGQIVDMLARRFDYIVRYNGGANAGHSVTIVSPGGKEEKFALHLLPSGILYSDKTNVVGNGVVLDPAKILEEIDGLRQRGVTVGDNLRISTRTHVVFPYHKTQDQLMDRALGMARGDDAKIGTTGRGIGPCYADKALRSTAIRVVDLLDAAHLHSRLAHIVKVKNPMLAALAAQCGEPFTPFDAEKLADEYLGYTERLRPHITDTTRLLHDAVAAGKKILFEGANATLLDVDHGTYPFVTSSSCSSSGVFTGTGLPGSTLKNVVGIVKLYTSRVGGGPFPTELSGETADRIRKTGNEFGTTTGRPRRIGWLDLVATRYTTAISGVTAIASTGLAVLAGLPRIKACVGYRHQGRMLDAFPADAEVLAQVEPVYEEFEGFEQSISACTSFADLPAQARRYVECVEDFVRVPIKLVCVGRRRDQILTH; the protein is encoded by the coding sequence ATGACCAAACGATCCGATGCTTCATCCGCTGTCGCAACGCCTACTCCGCCTCGTGAGCGAGGTAACCCGACTCCCGCCGGTGATAACGGTCTCCAGATCGACGGGCACAGTGCCGTTGTCGGCTGCCAGTTTGGTGATGAGGGCAAAGGGCAGATCGTTGACATGCTCGCGCGGCGGTTTGACTACATCGTCCGCTACAACGGCGGTGCCAATGCCGGCCACTCTGTCACCATCGTTTCACCCGGCGGTAAGGAAGAAAAGTTCGCGCTGCATCTGCTGCCATCGGGCATCCTCTATTCTGACAAAACCAACGTCGTCGGTAACGGCGTCGTGCTCGATCCGGCGAAAATCCTTGAGGAGATCGACGGTCTGCGTCAGCGCGGCGTGACGGTGGGCGACAACCTCCGTATCTCGACCCGCACGCACGTCGTCTTTCCATACCACAAAACGCAGGATCAACTCATGGACCGTGCGCTGGGAATGGCTCGCGGAGATGATGCGAAAATCGGCACCACCGGTCGGGGTATCGGCCCTTGCTACGCTGACAAAGCACTTCGGTCCACCGCGATCCGGGTGGTCGATCTGCTCGATGCGGCACATCTCCATTCCCGGTTGGCACATATTGTCAAAGTGAAAAATCCCATGCTCGCTGCGCTTGCCGCACAGTGTGGTGAACCCTTCACACCGTTTGATGCAGAGAAGCTCGCGGATGAATATCTCGGATACACTGAGCGGCTCCGCCCGCACATCACCGACACAACCCGGCTCCTGCATGACGCGGTGGCGGCAGGTAAAAAAATTCTCTTTGAGGGTGCGAACGCGACATTGCTGGATGTCGATCACGGAACGTATCCGTTTGTGACCAGTTCATCGTGTTCATCATCCGGTGTTTTCACGGGTACGGGGCTGCCCGGATCGACACTGAAAAATGTCGTAGGCATAGTCAAGCTCTACACGAGTCGAGTCGGTGGCGGGCCCTTCCCGACGGAATTGTCCGGTGAAACGGCGGACCGGATTCGCAAGACCGGCAACGAATTCGGCACGACAACCGGCCGGCCGCGCCGCATCGGATGGCTCGACCTGGTGGCGACGCGATACACCACTGCGATCAGCGGCGTGACGGCGATCGCTTCGACCGGGCTTGCGGTGCTTGCCGGCCTGCCACGGATCAAGGCTTGTGTCGGTTATCGCCATCAGGGCCGGATGCTCGACGCATTCCCCGCCGATGCGGAGGTACTCGCGCAGGTTGAGCCGGTTTATGAGGAGTTTGAAGGGTTCGAGCAGAGCATCAGTGCCTGCACGAGCTTCGCAGACCTGCCCGCTCAGGCCCGGCGGTATGTGGAGTGTGTTGAGGATTTCGTCCGTGTGCCGATCAAACTGGTATGCGTCGGTCGTCGGCGTGATCAGATTCTGACCCATTGA